CGGACGTCTCGTTGTGCTCCATGTTGCACGTAGAGGCGGAGAGTAGCTGCAACGCGAGTGGTCTGGGGTACTTGTCCGAGAACGCCGCGAAGGAGCGAAGCAAGCAGAGCACAGACATGAAGGCCACCTCCCACGCCGTTCCCGGAAACAGGGAGCGTGCCGTTTCTCTTTTTCCCCACCTCAACGGCCACTGGGAATGCGGCATCTTTGGCGGGAAACGGGTGTACATCGATACTGGTGGCTTGTACCTCGGCCGCGGTGCGACCGCGTTGGTTTACGAGGGGTGGATGGTTGTCACGGACATGAtggacggcagcgaggtgtGCCTCGCCAAGGTTCCGGTCGCAATCAAGGAGGTTACTTACAATGCGAAAGATAAAAGACTTCGCGACTTGTACGAGCTGGCGGTGAATCTGCGCTTGAATATGGTACATCCTGGAATAGTGCACAGCCACTACGCAGGCATGTACTTGCCACACCTAGCTGGGTTCCGCGATGCAGAGAAGGCGATGGTGTACGCGCACCTGGTGTTGGCGCGCAGTGTCACAGGGAGTGTTGCAGATGTGCTGAAGCGCAGTGGCCCACTTCCAGAGTCGGAAATCAAACGGTGCATGGCAGAGATACTGTCGGCACTCCAGTGCGTTCACGAGGACCACAACTGCGTCCACAACGACGTAAAACCACACAACATTCTCATCTTCGACGACTCCAGTGCCTACTACGCTGAGTTCAAGTATCAAATCATTGACTTGACCGATACTGCCCCAGCTACACCCATCGCAGACGTTCTGCGGGATCTTGCCGCCGAAAGGAAACCGCAACAGAATATTTTCTCGGAGAGGGGTACGGTTATGTACATGTCCCCAGAGAGCTGCCTGGGGCTGGGGACACTAACAAGCAACGATGTATGGTCGCTCGGCATCACGGCGTTCCACATGGCAACGGGGACGCTGCCTTGGAGGCCACTGGAGCGGCAGTATCCCAGTATGATCCTGAACGGGTACCGTCGAAAGTTCACATTGCGGAGTCTAGTCGACATGCACGTCAACGACGCATATGAAGCTTCTGGTTCTTGTTACCCGACTGGGACGGACAGCCCTCTGGATGCCGACAGCGATGGTAAGCTGTGTGCCAGATTtcacaccagcagcgctccTGGCTCGAGGGCCACCGGTGGTGCCAGTTGTACAAGCCAAGTGTTCCGCGACCAGTACAAGGGGTTTGGGCCAATCCTTGACATACTGGACGAGGTGAGCGTCTCAAGTGAATTCCGTAGCTTTTTGGAGCAGTGTCTCACTGAGAACCCAGTCAAGCGCCCAACGTGCCGCCAACTGAGAAGCCATCCATTTGTGAAGGATGTGATGGTGGCGTCGCAACACTGACGTCTCTCCGTGGCTGTGCACACGCACTGCCGTTGGGgatttcctttttctttttttcgttcctTTCCTGGGCCGCTTCGCTCTATATTCGTTTTTCACTTTGTTTTTAAATTGTTTCTCAAAAGGTACTGTCCTCTCTCGGTCTTTCTTCACCTCCACTCACCtacgctgccgcgccactCATCTCTGCCTTTTCCCGTCGCCAATCGTGAGACGACGTGGACGAGTCTCTCGTTTTGGGGGATTAACTGCCCTCGTAGAGTTATACAAGGAGAAAGCAGAGGGTGCGAGGGACGTGAGTGACACTGATTGCTCGTCACGCGTCGACCGCGCAGATGGTGCACAGAGGTTATCTCTGTTGGGCTCGCTCGGCGGCTCGTACGGGGGTGGAGCACCGCTGATGATTGTCAGCCTCCAAGTGCGCAACAGCCATTTGAGCTGACCGACAACGTGGTTAAAACGGGAGTGGGGTGCCGCTTGTTGCCAGTCTTTTATGACCGTACCCACGGCACCTCTTTGGCATTCCCTCTCTCGCGGTGGGCTTGAATGCTCTCCCATAATACTCCTCGCAGACAGGTTTTCTTAAAAAAGGGCGAAGCAATGACGTTTTGGGGGCCAAAAATAGGTTGCGTGTGTGGCTTGTGCGACAGttagagggggagaggaggggggggggtggaggggaggggggatggagaGAAAAAGGGTCGAGAGAAGATCGACGTCAATGCACCCACTTGCACCGGTCATTtgttcttttttcttcgtttttctttgcttatgcgtgtgcgtactCTTCATCCGCATCTCACTATTCCATCTTCTCTCAACGCATGAACTTTATAACCTGCTCGTTTTTCTTGTCTTTTTtcgtgtgcgccttggtggtgtgtgt
The sequence above is drawn from the Leishmania mexicana MHOM/GT/2001/U1103 complete genome, chromosome 11 genome and encodes:
- a CDS encoding putative protein kinase; its protein translation is MPIAFVGVSAVPPLARQKQRLASMDPSVYAVFEECRYKSMVTICHLARIIDVAMRGSDESTQLPASQSCEDTGHYDCALRSAANAEKEEPVGRPMADAIISRGSNEDLPLFIPLMDDNSDVSLCSMLHVEAESSCNASGLGYLSENAAKERSKQSTDMKATSHAVPGNRERAVSLFPHLNGHWECGIFGGKRVYIDTGGLYLGRGATALVYEGWMVVTDMMDGSEVCLAKVPVAIKEVTYNAKDKRLRDLYELAVNLRLNMVHPGIVHSHYAGMYLPHLAGFRDAEKAMVYAHLVLARSVTGSVADVLKRSGPLPESEIKRCMAEILSALQCVHEDHNCVHNDVKPHNILIFDDSSAYYAEFKYQIIDLTDTAPATPIADVLRDLAAERKPQQNIFSERGTVMYMSPESCLGLGTLTSNDVWSLGITAFHMATGTLPWRPLERQYPSMILNGYRRKFTLRSLVDMHVNDAYEASGSCYPTGTDSPLDADSDGKLCARFHTSSAPGSRATGGASCTSQVFRDQYKGFGPILDILDEVSVSSEFRSFLEQCLTENPVKRPTCRQLRSHPFVKDVMVASQH